A stretch of the Bordetella genomosp. 8 genome encodes the following:
- a CDS encoding branched-chain amino acid ABC transporter permease, which produces MNASVFLIQCLNALQYGLLLFLVASGLTLIFGIMGIINLAHGSFYMAGAYMAFALGPWIERTTGGGLLLTIAACVVLAAVLGYLLELAFFSFLYRREHLQQVLMTYGLILVFEEARAILAGNDVHGVPIPGWLQGSIPLGDVMSYPVYRLFISAVGAAVALLLYAVLTRTRIGMMVRAGASNREMIASLGVDINRLYRLVFAGGVALAALAGAIAAPVSSVYPGMGNGVLIACFVVVVIGGIGSIRGAFVAAMLVGFVDTFGQVFFPAAAGVLVYVLMALVLLCRPEGLFKQG; this is translated from the coding sequence ATGAACGCGTCCGTCTTCCTGATCCAGTGCCTGAACGCCCTGCAGTACGGCCTGCTGCTGTTCCTGGTGGCCAGCGGGCTGACGCTGATCTTCGGCATCATGGGCATCATCAACCTGGCGCATGGCAGCTTCTACATGGCGGGCGCCTATATGGCCTTCGCGCTGGGCCCCTGGATAGAGAGGACGACGGGCGGCGGGCTGCTCCTGACCATCGCGGCCTGCGTGGTGCTGGCCGCGGTGCTGGGGTATCTGCTGGAACTGGCATTCTTCAGCTTCCTGTATCGGCGCGAGCACCTGCAGCAGGTGCTGATGACCTACGGCCTGATCCTGGTATTCGAGGAAGCGCGCGCCATCCTGGCGGGCAACGACGTGCACGGCGTCCCCATCCCCGGCTGGCTGCAAGGCAGCATCCCGCTGGGCGACGTGATGAGCTATCCCGTCTACCGGCTTTTCATCTCGGCCGTGGGCGCCGCGGTGGCGTTGCTGCTCTACGCGGTCCTGACGCGCACCCGCATCGGCATGATGGTGCGCGCCGGCGCCAGCAACCGCGAAATGATCGCGTCGCTGGGCGTGGACATCAACCGCCTGTACCGCCTGGTGTTCGCCGGCGGCGTGGCCCTGGCGGCGCTGGCGGGCGCGATCGCCGCGCCGGTGTCGTCCGTGTATCCGGGCATGGGCAATGGCGTGCTGATCGCCTGTTTCGTGGTGGTGGTGATCGGCGGCATCGGCTCCATCCGCGGCGCCTTCGTCGCGGCCATGCTGGTGGGCTTCGTCGATACCTTCGGCCAGGTGTTCTTTCCGGCGGCCGCGGGCGTGCTGGTGTATGTGTTGATGGCCCTGGTCCTGCTGTGCAGGCCCGAAGGCCTGTTCAAGCAAGGTTGA
- a CDS encoding ABC transporter substrate-binding protein: MNTRITRAALAAVLATSATLAHAQAQGPVKVGFMLPYSGTYAALGTAIENGFKLYVDEQGGKLAGREVAYYKVDDESNPAKAPENANRLIKRDQVDILVGTVHSGVAMALTKAAKESDTTLLVTNAGADAITGPMCGMGVFRTSFSNWQPAYAMGPIAAEKGYKTAVTITWKYAAGEEAVAGFREGFEKSGGKVVKDLSLPFPNVEFQPLLTEIAALKPDVVFTFFAGGGAVKFVQDYAAAGLNKTIPLYGSGFLTDGTLQAQGQSAQGLLTTLHYADGLDNPRDKAFRAAYAKAYPGVAPDVYAVQGYDAAQLLAAGLQAVQGDLSKKADMRKAMRAATIDSPRGAFTLSPAGNPVQDIYLRQVDGLENKVVKVAVRKLADPARGCRL, translated from the coding sequence ATGAACACGCGCATCACCCGGGCCGCGCTGGCGGCCGTGCTGGCGACGTCGGCAACGCTCGCCCACGCGCAGGCCCAAGGCCCCGTCAAGGTGGGCTTCATGCTGCCGTACAGCGGCACCTACGCGGCGCTGGGCACCGCCATCGAAAACGGCTTCAAGCTGTACGTCGACGAACAGGGCGGCAAACTGGCCGGCCGCGAAGTCGCGTACTACAAGGTCGACGACGAATCGAATCCGGCCAAGGCCCCGGAAAATGCCAATCGCCTGATCAAGCGCGACCAGGTCGACATCCTGGTGGGTACCGTGCATTCCGGCGTGGCGATGGCCTTGACCAAGGCGGCCAAGGAATCCGACACCACGCTGCTGGTGACCAATGCCGGCGCCGACGCCATCACCGGCCCCATGTGCGGCATGGGCGTATTTCGCACCTCGTTCAGCAATTGGCAGCCGGCCTATGCCATGGGGCCAATCGCCGCGGAAAAGGGCTACAAGACCGCCGTGACCATCACCTGGAAGTACGCCGCCGGCGAGGAAGCGGTCGCGGGCTTTCGGGAAGGCTTCGAAAAGTCGGGCGGCAAGGTGGTCAAGGACCTGAGCCTGCCCTTTCCCAATGTCGAGTTCCAGCCCCTGCTGACGGAGATCGCGGCGCTGAAACCCGACGTGGTGTTCACGTTCTTCGCCGGCGGCGGCGCCGTGAAGTTCGTCCAGGACTATGCCGCGGCGGGCCTGAACAAGACCATACCCCTGTACGGATCGGGCTTCCTGACGGATGGCACGCTACAGGCCCAAGGGCAGTCGGCCCAGGGCCTGCTGACCACCCTGCACTACGCCGACGGCCTGGACAACCCGCGCGACAAGGCCTTCCGTGCCGCCTATGCCAAGGCCTACCCCGGCGTCGCGCCGGACGTGTATGCGGTGCAGGGCTACGACGCCGCGCAGCTGCTGGCAGCCGGCCTGCAAGCGGTGCAGGGAGACCTGTCGAAGAAGGCCGATATGCGCAAGGCGATGCGGGCGGCCACCATCGACAGCCCGCGCGGCGCGTTCACCCTGTCGCCGGCCGGCAATCCGGTGCAGGACATCTACCTGCGCCAGGTCGACGGGCTGGAGAACAAGGTGGTGAAGGTCGCCGTCAGGAAGCTCGCCGATCCGGCGCGCGGCTGCCGCCTGTAG
- a CDS encoding alpha/beta fold hydrolase, producing MTMTEHASSLAPVRVAGRELFLEYQWIAAERRDAPLLVFLHEGLGSVSMWKDWPAHACVAAGCRGLVYSRPGYGRSTPRPHGEKWPVRFMHDQAADVLPALLRALDVDARKDPPILFGHSDGGSIALLYAASHPDAVGGVIAAAPHVFVEDVTVRNIAAARVAYLEGDLRARLGRYHDDVESAFWGWNDVWLDPAFRAWNIEQALGDIRCPVLALQGIDDEYGTLAQVETIVQHAPRAAMQVLPDCGHTPHRDQPAAVIEAIRDFLRTR from the coding sequence ATGACGATGACGGAGCACGCATCCTCGCTGGCGCCGGTGCGGGTGGCGGGACGCGAGCTGTTCCTGGAGTACCAGTGGATCGCGGCCGAACGCCGCGACGCCCCCTTGCTGGTATTCCTGCACGAAGGGCTCGGTTCCGTATCCATGTGGAAGGACTGGCCGGCGCACGCTTGCGTGGCGGCGGGCTGCCGCGGCCTGGTTTACTCGCGGCCGGGCTACGGGCGGTCCACGCCGCGCCCGCACGGGGAAAAGTGGCCCGTGCGCTTCATGCACGACCAGGCCGCGGACGTACTGCCCGCGCTGCTGCGAGCCCTGGACGTCGATGCCCGCAAAGATCCGCCGATACTCTTCGGGCACAGCGACGGCGGCTCCATCGCCCTGCTGTATGCCGCGAGCCATCCCGACGCCGTGGGCGGCGTGATCGCGGCCGCGCCGCACGTCTTCGTGGAAGACGTGACCGTGCGCAATATCGCGGCGGCGCGCGTGGCCTATCTGGAAGGCGACCTGCGCGCCAGGCTGGGCCGCTACCACGATGACGTCGAATCCGCCTTCTGGGGATGGAACGACGTCTGGCTGGACCCGGCCTTCCGTGCATGGAACATCGAGCAAGCGCTGGGCGACATACGCTGCCCCGTGCTGGCCCTGCAGGGCATCGATGACGAATACGGCACCTTGGCGCAAGTCGAGACCATCGTCCAGCACGCGCCGCGCGCGGCCATGCAGGTCCTGCCCGACTGCGGGCACACGCCCCATCGCGACCAGCCCGCCGCGGTGATCGAGGCCATACGCGATTTCCTGCGGACGCGATAA